From a single Dehalococcoidia bacterium genomic region:
- a CDS encoding cation:proton antiporter has protein sequence MDWSVLPFITGSQELFATVTQGEEIRESLLSLGLLIIVAKLAEGVFRRLHLSSILAYALTGVLLGPVLEAMGLWSIHPTGHIDLLLTLGVFVFFFLIGLDEIDIPSFVDSLRGHYFLAAVVSVLFSLSIAMLVTTDFVHDFGIGLSFNNALALAGILSMSSLGIVAKVLADEGKLRNPIGLQIFTVVVIAELITLLVIGFSIGDHVYEVSATGMLVVVAKILGFAAVCWLLSSRVLPRVVSLVQRLIRVPQLSLGLLLGSLFLMVDAAELMGLHGTLGALLMGAALSSLPYQTRQEVTPGLRGTAEGLFVPLFFASAGLHFSFTFVDVSPSTMIVLAVIPLAGNFVGAFVGAYVSRLTVPYAVASGLMGKGVAEIALLLVLRDTGAVSESLFSFLVLVMFGYLLLMPTLISFTVNHASRRLSSDARIYDVPSGVIRFPLNEVTVDDIMDRGHPHPNPSLTVIDFTEQWTIPRQHDYVIVDDDEVVGIISLSMLRYLPEDSWTTTRLREVVRSSTPVAQPEEYVEDVLQRMTENQLSAIPVVDSESGKFLGSLTSDDIVELVVDRGRL, from the coding sequence ATGGATTGGAGTGTCCTGCCTTTCATCACGGGCTCGCAGGAGCTGTTCGCGACCGTGACCCAGGGAGAGGAGATTCGAGAGTCGCTGCTGTCGCTGGGCCTGCTGATCATCGTCGCAAAGCTGGCCGAGGGCGTCTTCCGACGGCTGCACCTGAGCTCCATCCTAGCGTACGCGCTGACAGGCGTCCTGCTGGGTCCGGTTCTGGAAGCAATGGGGCTGTGGTCGATCCATCCCACAGGGCACATCGATCTCCTCCTGACCCTGGGAGTCTTCGTCTTCTTCTTCCTGATCGGACTGGACGAGATCGACATTCCCAGCTTTGTGGACAGCCTCAGGGGTCACTACTTCCTTGCCGCAGTTGTGTCCGTCCTCTTCTCGCTGAGCATTGCCATGCTGGTGACCACTGATTTCGTTCACGACTTCGGAATCGGACTGAGCTTCAACAATGCGCTTGCACTGGCGGGGATCCTGTCCATGAGCAGCCTAGGCATAGTTGCCAAGGTGCTGGCCGACGAAGGAAAACTGCGGAACCCGATAGGGCTCCAGATCTTCACGGTGGTTGTGATAGCAGAGCTGATCACGCTGCTTGTCATCGGGTTCAGCATCGGCGATCACGTCTACGAAGTGTCGGCCACGGGAATGCTGGTAGTGGTCGCAAAGATCCTCGGCTTCGCTGCAGTCTGCTGGCTTCTGTCTTCCCGCGTACTCCCCCGGGTGGTCTCCCTGGTCCAGAGGCTGATCAGGGTGCCGCAGCTCTCCCTGGGGCTGCTGCTGGGGTCGCTGTTCCTGATGGTGGACGCGGCGGAGCTCATGGGACTGCACGGCACGTTGGGGGCCCTTCTAATGGGCGCGGCGCTATCCAGTCTGCCCTACCAGACACGCCAGGAGGTGACGCCGGGACTGCGTGGCACTGCTGAGGGCCTGTTCGTGCCGCTCTTCTTTGCGTCGGCAGGGCTTCACTTCAGCTTCACCTTTGTGGACGTGTCCCCTTCGACCATGATCGTCCTGGCGGTGATACCCCTGGCCGGCAATTTCGTTGGCGCGTTCGTGGGCGCCTACGTGTCCCGGCTCACCGTCCCCTACGCGGTCGCGTCCGGGCTGATGGGGAAGGGCGTGGCCGAGATAGCCCTCTTGCTGGTCCTCAGAGATACCGGGGCCGTCAGCGAGTCCCTGTTCTCATTCCTCGTGCTGGTGATGTTCGGCTACCTGCTGCTGATGCCCACGTTGATCAGCTTCACGGTGAACCATGCCAGCAGACGTCTGAGTTCGGACGCCCGGATATACGATGTCCCGAGCGGCGTCATTCGATTCCCCCTGAACGAAGTCACGGTGGATGACATCATGGACCGAGGCCACCCCCATCCCAATCCTTCCCTCACGGTGATCGACTTCACCGAGCAGTGGACCATCCCACGCCAGCATGATTACGTAATTGTGGATGACGACGAAGTGGTCGGAATCATCTCGTTGAGTATGTTGCGATACCTGCCCGAGGACTCCTGGACCACGACCAGACTGCGGGAGGTCGTGCGAAGCAGCACGCCCGTCGCTCAGCCCGAAGAATATGTCGAAGACGTGCTGCAGCGAATGACGGAGAACCAACTCTCTGCCATCCCGGTGGTCGACAGCGAGTCTGGGAAGTTCCTGGGCTCTCTGACCAGCGACGACATCGTCGAACTGGTGGTCGACAGGGGCCGGCTGTGA
- a CDS encoding SMP-30/gluconolactonase/LRE family protein has protein sequence MVGDSQWTPELSRRWDQGIVRYPDPAVEVLDPRFSAYRVGNAAVERLFTGARWAEGPVWFGDFRSLVFSDIPNNRMLRYCELTNEVTLFRQPSNYANGNTRDSQGRLISCEHLTRRVTRTEHDGSITVLLDSFDGKRLNGPNDVVVHSDGAVWFTDPGYGILVAYEGERAEAELPTQVYRLDTETGEATVVADDLVKPNGLAFSPDESRLYITDTGRSHDPNGPGHIRVFDVVDGRELRGGEVFADMAPGFADGIRTDRDGNVWSSVGWAGLGTDGVHCLTPDGELIGRIVLPEPCANLCFGGVKRNRLFMTSSQSLYSLYVEAVGN, from the coding sequence ATGGTTGGTGATTCACAGTGGACTCCCGAACTGAGCCGGCGGTGGGACCAGGGAATAGTCCGATACCCTGACCCGGCGGTGGAGGTGCTTGACCCGCGCTTCAGCGCGTACAGAGTCGGGAATGCCGCCGTGGAGCGACTGTTCACCGGAGCGCGCTGGGCCGAGGGGCCGGTTTGGTTCGGCGACTTCAGGTCGCTGGTCTTCAGCGACATTCCCAACAACCGGATGCTGCGGTACTGCGAGCTGACCAACGAGGTCACGCTGTTTCGCCAGCCCTCCAACTACGCCAACGGCAACACCCGGGACAGTCAGGGTCGCCTGATTAGCTGCGAGCACCTGACACGCCGGGTTACCCGCACTGAGCATGACGGCAGCATCACCGTGCTGCTGGACAGCTTCGACGGCAAGCGGCTCAACGGTCCCAACGATGTGGTCGTTCACTCCGACGGCGCCGTGTGGTTCACCGATCCTGGCTATGGAATACTGGTGGCATACGAGGGTGAGAGGGCCGAGGCCGAACTGCCCACGCAGGTGTACCGGCTCGATACCGAGACCGGTGAGGCTACGGTCGTGGCCGACGACCTGGTCAAGCCGAACGGGCTGGCCTTCTCTCCAGATGAGTCGCGGCTGTATATCACGGACACCGGGCGTTCACACGACCCCAATGGGCCGGGTCACATCCGGGTCTTCGACGTGGTGGACGGCCGGGAGCTGCGAGGCGGAGAGGTCTTCGCCGACATGGCCCCCGGATTCGCCGACGGCATACGGACCGACCGCGACGGCAATGTGTGGTCCAGCGTAGGTTGGGCCGGACTGGGGACAGACGGTGTGCACTGCCTCACACCCGACGGCGAACTGATCGGCAGGATTGTCCTGCCGGAACCCTGCGCGAACCTGTGCTTCGGCGGCGTCAAGCGGAACCGCCTGTTCATGACCTCCAGCCAGTCCCTCTATTCGCTGTACGTGGAGGCCGTCGGCAACTGA
- a CDS encoding VOC family protein produces the protein MEPRISIVTLGVADLPRAVQFYRDGLGLPLRDDDSESIAFFETSGTWLALYPRDALAEDVGIPADGTGFSGVTLAHNVRSRSEVDELLRVAVEAGATLVKPAEDVFWGGYSGYFTDPDGHLWEVAWNPFFTIE, from the coding sequence ATGGAACCACGTATCAGCATCGTCACCCTTGGGGTGGCCGACCTGCCCCGAGCAGTACAGTTCTACCGCGACGGACTCGGGCTGCCCCTGCGCGACGATGACAGCGAGTCGATCGCCTTCTTCGAGACCAGCGGCACATGGCTGGCGCTCTACCCACGAGACGCCCTGGCCGAAGACGTCGGCATACCCGCGGACGGGACCGGCTTCTCCGGCGTGACACTGGCCCACAACGTCCGTTCCAGAAGCGAGGTGGACGAACTGCTGCGTGTGGCAGTGGAGGCCGGCGCGACCCTGGTCAAGCCTGCTGAGGACGTCTTCTGGGGAGGGTACTCCGGCTACTTCACCGACCCCGACGGCCACCTGTGGGAGGTCGCATGGAACCCCTTCTTCACGATTGAGTGA
- a CDS encoding PLP-dependent aminotransferase family protein yields the protein MDQREISREAWQDVRLADLASEAALLAGVGDEAEGEWTWTLPSEHPDLIPLGGGIPEAPTIPVEDLRSALNAVLDEEADDAMVYGGWMGFDGLREALADRQSRIDGLDLDAGNFIIHNGGSAAMDNIARTFVRAGDVVISEGPSFSGFVETIKACQAEIIEVPIDEDGISLEAVASAIAEAEAAGKTVKMLYTIPDYHNPTGVTMSEARRRALLELCASHRVLVVEDGTYSELHFSDSPPPSMYALSDGYGVMRIGTFSKVAATGLRIGWVQARHEFIRALPKVRYDMGASPILLRAMARYVDAGHLEPHVEEMRDLYALKCRTLCDSLEEHCSSYVRFTRPEGGFFLWLECLDAPASDVRAAAAEEGLMLAAGTSFFHDPEKARDRYLRLAFSSATVAQLQEVGPRLATAFGKVLG from the coding sequence ATGGACCAGAGGGAAATATCGCGTGAAGCCTGGCAGGATGTGCGGTTGGCCGACCTTGCCTCGGAGGCTGCACTCCTCGCTGGGGTTGGCGACGAGGCCGAGGGGGAGTGGACCTGGACGCTGCCGTCCGAGCACCCCGACCTCATCCCGCTGGGAGGCGGCATTCCCGAAGCGCCCACGATCCCTGTCGAGGACCTCAGGAGCGCGCTGAACGCCGTCCTGGATGAAGAGGCGGACGACGCCATGGTCTATGGCGGCTGGATGGGGTTCGATGGCCTGCGAGAGGCGCTGGCCGACCGGCAGAGCCGGATCGACGGCCTTGATCTCGACGCTGGCAACTTCATCATCCACAACGGCGGCTCCGCGGCGATGGACAACATCGCCAGGACGTTCGTCCGCGCAGGCGACGTGGTGATATCCGAGGGTCCGAGCTTCAGCGGCTTCGTCGAGACCATTAAGGCCTGCCAGGCCGAGATCATCGAGGTCCCTATCGACGAAGACGGCATCTCGCTCGAGGCCGTGGCGTCTGCCATCGCGGAGGCAGAGGCGGCCGGCAAGACTGTCAAGATGCTCTACACGATCCCCGACTACCACAACCCGACAGGCGTCACGATGTCCGAGGCCCGCCGCCGGGCGCTGCTCGAGCTGTGCGCCAGCCACCGTGTGCTGGTCGTCGAGGACGGCACCTACAGCGAGCTCCACTTCAGCGACTCGCCTCCTCCTTCGATGTACGCACTGTCCGATGGCTACGGGGTCATGCGAATCGGCACCTTCAGCAAGGTGGCCGCCACCGGCCTGCGAATCGGCTGGGTGCAGGCGAGGCACGAGTTCATAAGGGCGCTGCCCAAGGTCAGGTACGACATGGGGGCCAGCCCGATACTGCTCAGGGCGATGGCGCGCTACGTGGACGCCGGCCACCTCGAGCCCCACGTGGAGGAGATGCGCGACCTGTACGCGCTCAAGTGCCGGACGCTGTGCGACTCGCTCGAGGAACACTGCTCCTCATACGTCAGGTTCACCCGTCCCGAGGGAGGGTTCTTCCTGTGGCTGGAGTGCCTCGACGCGCCCGCGTCCGATGTGAGGGCCGCGGCTGCCGAAGAGGGACTCATGCTTGCAGCCGGAACGTCGTTCTTCCACGACCCCGAAAAGGCCCGCGACAGGTATCTCAGGCTTGCCTTCAGCAGCGCGACCGTCGCCCAGCTCCAAGAAGTCGGCCCCAGGCTGGCGACGGCGTTCGGCAAGGTTCTCGGCTGA
- a CDS encoding transglutaminase family protein encodes MWLRTSCEITFDVSVPTPLILMLRPRSGAQQWVASEVCTSTPGVPITEFTDSFGNLCERLIAPPGEFTIRRSAHVSTADGIDVSPGAPFDEVHNLPHEVLTYLLPSRYCESDRFMYLGRELVDGVQPGYDQVARIVEWIRSSVRFNPDSSNFQMSAVEVNQQREGVCRELTHLGIALSRSLSIPARIVVGYLHELEPMDFHAWFEAYVGGRWYTFDATQAVPRGGRVAVGYGRDAADVAMFNQFGPALYPRAMDVAVETLDTRPGSN; translated from the coding sequence ATGTGGCTCCGGACAAGTTGTGAAATCACCTTTGACGTGAGCGTCCCCACGCCCCTCATCCTGATGCTCCGTCCTAGAAGCGGAGCACAACAGTGGGTGGCCAGCGAGGTCTGCACGTCGACGCCGGGCGTACCGATCACCGAGTTTACGGACAGCTTCGGCAACCTGTGCGAGCGATTGATAGCGCCCCCAGGTGAGTTCACCATCCGCAGGTCTGCGCACGTTTCAACCGCAGACGGCATTGACGTGTCGCCTGGAGCGCCATTCGACGAGGTACACAATCTGCCGCACGAGGTCCTGACCTATCTTCTTCCCAGCCGTTACTGCGAGTCCGACCGGTTCATGTATCTCGGCAGGGAGCTCGTGGACGGCGTCCAGCCAGGCTACGACCAGGTGGCCAGGATTGTAGAGTGGATCCGCAGCTCTGTCCGCTTCAACCCGGACTCCAGCAATTTCCAGATGTCGGCGGTCGAGGTCAACCAGCAGCGCGAGGGCGTATGCCGCGAGCTCACTCACCTGGGCATCGCGTTATCCCGCAGTCTCTCCATCCCGGCGCGTATCGTGGTGGGCTACCTGCACGAGCTCGAGCCGATGGACTTTCACGCATGGTTCGAGGCGTACGTGGGCGGCCGCTGGTACACCTTCGATGCAACACAGGCTGTTCCGCGTGGAGGGCGAGTTGCCGTCGGCTATGGGCGTGATGCGGCCGACGTGGCTATGTTCAACCAGTTTGGCCCGGCGCTATATCCCAGGGCAATGGATGTGGCGGTCGAGACGCTCGATACTCGTCCGGGGAGCAACTGA
- a CDS encoding (Fe-S)-binding protein, whose product MRSTSSTACSPLLTTPKGDVKQSDIVLYLGCNVMRTTHLVRTVMDVFSLLDVDFTAVGGAAYCCGIQHHQRGDEASANSVAQTTAANFRKFQPEQVVMWCPSCIFFYDDIMDMREDFPFQHVTEYLVQNLDKLDLRPQPETTISLHYHTGRPQSDAEARSALTLLSALPGVTVVDIGADERFGRHCTPAVRQQMGPEAWDEMSGQWVEKAIDAGADTYATLYHGCQRHMCGLEADYPVRVEHYLTLVGRALGIEYEDQYKKHTLLGNTDAILAETAPCAVANGIPMEEAREVIGRVFPARQEA is encoded by the coding sequence GTGAGATCGACGTCCTCCACGGCCTGCAGTCCACTGCTGACCACCCCCAAGGGCGACGTCAAGCAGTCCGACATCGTGCTGTATCTCGGCTGCAACGTCATGCGCACCACCCATCTCGTGCGCACAGTCATGGATGTCTTCAGTCTGCTGGATGTGGACTTCACCGCCGTCGGTGGTGCGGCCTACTGCTGCGGCATACAGCACCACCAGCGCGGCGACGAAGCGTCGGCCAACTCCGTCGCCCAGACCACCGCCGCCAACTTCCGCAAGTTCCAGCCGGAGCAGGTGGTGATGTGGTGTCCGTCGTGCATCTTCTTCTACGACGACATCATGGATATGCGCGAGGATTTCCCCTTCCAGCACGTCACCGAGTACCTGGTCCAGAATCTCGACAAGCTGGACCTCCGGCCCCAGCCCGAGACCACCATCTCTCTCCACTACCACACCGGACGCCCGCAGTCTGACGCCGAAGCCCGGAGTGCCCTGACACTCCTCAGCGCCCTTCCAGGCGTCACCGTCGTCGACATCGGCGCCGACGAGCGCTTTGGCCGTCACTGCACCCCCGCGGTCCGCCAGCAGATGGGCCCCGAGGCGTGGGACGAGATGTCAGGACAGTGGGTCGAGAAGGCGATCGACGCCGGAGCCGACACCTACGCCACCCTCTACCACGGCTGCCAGCGTCACATGTGCGGACTCGAAGCAGACTACCCCGTCCGGGTCGAGCACTACCTCACGCTCGTGGGCCGCGCCCTCGGCATCGAGTACGAAGACCAGTACAAGAAGCACACCCTCCTCGGCAACACCGACGCCATCCTGGCCGAGACCGCCCCCTGCGCCGTGGCCAACGGCATCCCCATGGAGGAGGCGAGGGAGGTCATCGGACGCGTGTTCCCGGCGCGGCAGGAGGCGTAG
- a CDS encoding uroporphyrinogen-III synthase produces the protein MLKRELDAVAFTSQAQVKHMFKIAEQRGFDSVLAATMRTTVVAAVGPTCARALASYGVTPDVVPQHPKMGHMVADLSEYFLKVRTPRP, from the coding sequence GTGCTGAAGCGCGAGCTGGACGCCGTGGCGTTCACCAGCCAGGCACAGGTGAAGCACATGTTCAAGATAGCGGAGCAGCGCGGATTCGACTCGGTGCTGGCCGCGACCATGAGAACGACAGTCGTGGCGGCGGTCGGCCCTACCTGCGCCAGGGCTCTTGCCTCCTACGGAGTGACCCCGGATGTGGTGCCCCAGCATCCGAAGATGGGCCACATGGTGGCCGACCTGTCCGAGTACTTCTTAAAGGTTCGAACCCCGCGTCCGTAA
- a CDS encoding uroporphyrinogen-III synthase: MTDHSLEGKRIGLLESRMASQLGDLIRKRGAEVMSAPALREAPVDCADMVGDLIDGIRDGELQVVVAQTGVGVSTLFKEAAKLDRESELLTGLRKIVCVARGPKPVAAFKKAGILTPVKVESPYTTDELLETLDRFDLSGCGVALINYGERNEALTETLAASCSELYEL; the protein is encoded by the coding sequence GTGACAGACCACTCCCTGGAAGGCAAGCGCATAGGCCTGCTGGAGTCTCGAATGGCCAGCCAGCTTGGTGACCTCATCCGCAAGCGCGGTGCCGAGGTCATGTCTGCGCCCGCGCTGCGAGAGGCCCCTGTCGACTGCGCTGACATGGTCGGCGATCTGATCGACGGAATAAGGGACGGCGAGCTCCAGGTCGTTGTGGCCCAGACAGGTGTGGGAGTCTCCACGCTGTTCAAGGAAGCCGCCAAGCTGGACAGGGAGTCCGAGCTGCTAACAGGCCTGCGAAAAATCGTTTGCGTCGCAAGGGGACCGAAGCCCGTTGCCGCGTTCAAGAAGGCCGGCATTCTCACTCCGGTAAAAGTCGAATCGCCGTATACGACCGATGAGCTGCTGGAGACGCTGGATCGGTTCGACCTGTCCGGCTGTGGCGTCGCGCTGATCAACTACGGAGAACGCAACGAGGCGCTGACTGAGACCCTGGCTGCCTCGTGCTCCGAACTCTACGAGCTGTGA
- a CDS encoding Rieske 2Fe-2S domain-containing protein — MKTKQTSPQTYDLGPVDQIPPGEGRRINVGHIPVAVFRTRSGEVYATQALCPHRAGPLADGITGGGELHCPLHSYKFDLETGEPVGNECKALKTYTLEIDDSRNLRVTIERRVRSGGHS, encoded by the coding sequence ATGAAGACGAAGCAGACCAGCCCGCAGACCTACGACCTGGGACCGGTGGACCAGATCCCTCCCGGAGAGGGACGCCGGATCAACGTCGGGCACATACCCGTAGCGGTGTTCAGGACACGGTCCGGAGAGGTCTATGCGACACAGGCGCTGTGCCCTCACCGCGCAGGTCCGCTTGCCGACGGAATCACCGGCGGCGGCGAGCTCCACTGTCCCCTGCACTCGTACAAGTTCGATCTCGAAACAGGCGAACCCGTTGGGAATGAGTGCAAAGCGCTGAAGACATACACACTGGAGATCGATGACAGCAGGAATCTGAGAGTAACGATTGAAAGAAGAGTGAGATCAGGAGGTCACTCGTGA